The genomic stretch AAGAGAATTTTACTCCGGCTCAATTTGTAGAAGATTTACGTATTTTCCGCTCTATCAGAGAACAGGCAAATTCAGGATTATATGTTTACAGAAGTAAACAACAGATAGACAGTATGTACCAGAAAGCAGAGGAAAAAGCTGCTAACAGTAAAAATATTTTTGATTTTTATAAGGTAATAGCCAATGTTACAGGCTTTGAAGGCAGTTGCCATAACTATACCGATCTTCCTAATCATGCATCCTATTATTTGACACAAAAACCGGAATACCTGCCCATCACTTTAAAAAATATTGATGGCCGTTTGCTGCAGGATTCAAAGGATAGTAAAATTCCGCTTGCTGCCGAAGTTATTTCCATTAATGGTATTTCTGCAAAAGAAATGATAACCCGTTTTTCACAATATTATTTTTCCGATGGATATTCTGTACCTTACAAGGAGACAACAGGTTTTGAAAGGGGAATGCTTGATAAATTTTATATAGAATTTGGTACCCATAAACAATATATTGTCAAGTATCAGTGGAACGGCCAGGTTCATGAGGTAAGTTTGCCCGGAATATCATTGGATGCCTTTAAAAAGCTTCAGGATTCAAGGCACTCTCTCAGTCTGGAGAAAAAGCTGATGGCTGAAAAATATAGTTTTACCAAAGAAGGTGATAATGTTTACCGTTTATCGGTGAGAGGTTTTGATTTTGCAACAGGTAAAGAAGATCCGGCGTATCAGAAATTTAGTGTTTTTCTTGATCAGATGATGGATACTCTTGATCATGAGAAAGTAGAACATCTTATCATTGATCTGAGAGGAAATACCGGAGGAACAGGAGTACTTTATGAAAAAGTTTTCTCTTATATCACCCAGAGGCCTTTCCGGGATAGTCATTATGCCTATACTTGGTTTAACGAAGTTCCCATGGCGGAGAAACTGGTGATTTCTCCTCTTTTTCTTTCCAATGGAGTAAAGGATAAACATGGAATTAATGCTTATCTTAAACAGCTTTATCCTAAACAGGTCAAAGGAAAATATTATTGGGCAGATGACAAAAATCCCTCAATCTTACCTAATGAAAGAACCTTTAAAGGACAGCTTTATCTTCTGGTAGATCAGCGGGTAGCTTCCGCGGCATCTCATTTGGCTTCTTTAATAAAATCCTATACCAACGCTATTGTCATCGGAAAGGAAACAGTTGGTGGGTATTACGAGCATAACGGGCACCTTCCGCTGGTGTATGAACTTCCTAACACGGGAATTCAAACGGGGTTCTCTATCGTTCATGTAATTCAGGATGCTCAAAATCTTCCGGATCAGAAAAAAGGACAGGGAATTATTCCGCATCATGAAATAAAACTAACCGATCAGGAATTTTTGGATCAATCTGATGTTTACCTGAAAAGGGCGCTGGAAATCCAGAAATTAAATAATAAGTAATAAATATAAGAACAGCTGCAGAAGATTAATTTGCAGCTAATTTTTTAAATAATGAGAAAAAGGTTGATTATTTCTCATGTTGGTGTGATAAATAAGTTTTTTATAAATGAATTATGTTGTTTGTATGATTTTAAAATATAGGGAGTTATTCATTTTTATATATCTGTGATAATGGAATTATTGTCAGAAAGTCGTAGAACTACTACAATTTTTCAGATTAATGCTTTAAAATTTTTTGAATATAAATAACCGCTTTATATTTGTTTTACCATCACCCGATAACAAAGTATTATTAACGATTAAAATTTACAGACTATGACAGTATTTAAAGAGAAAACCTAACATTCAAAAATAAGCTGTTAACATCATATTGGGTTTGCAGCCATTCATCAGGTTTACCATTGTCCATTCACTCATTCATTTTTAAACTATTTTCTGAAGCTTTTGTTTCAGGGTGTATGCTGATGCCGGAAGAGAACAAAAATAAAAACATTAAGAATATGGATATTGATTATTTTAAAGAAACAATTAAGCCTTTCTTCTGGGTGCAACATGCCAACAGTTTTTCGGTAGGCTTGGATGTG from Chryseobacterium indologenes encodes the following:
- a CDS encoding S41 family peptidase, whose amino-acid sequence is MTKAFIIPLFLLVNSVCAQSDIDLKPGDTLKYLPQSQKPVWITVQSKNANVAVALFMDGKKIKEQDDSRGIKSIERLFYTPEKGQKYEIRVWAKSYVEKTKTSKISITESRNIPILKENFTPAQFVEDLRIFRSIREQANSGLYVYRSKQQIDSMYQKAEEKAANSKNIFDFYKVIANVTGFEGSCHNYTDLPNHASYYLTQKPEYLPITLKNIDGRLLQDSKDSKIPLAAEVISINGISAKEMITRFSQYYFSDGYSVPYKETTGFERGMLDKFYIEFGTHKQYIVKYQWNGQVHEVSLPGISLDAFKKLQDSRHSLSLEKKLMAEKYSFTKEGDNVYRLSVRGFDFATGKEDPAYQKFSVFLDQMMDTLDHEKVEHLIIDLRGNTGGTGVLYEKVFSYITQRPFRDSHYAYTWFNEVPMAEKLVISPLFLSNGVKDKHGINAYLKQLYPKQVKGKYYWADDKNPSILPNERTFKGQLYLLVDQRVASAASHLASLIKSYTNAIVIGKETVGGYYEHNGHLPLVYELPNTGIQTGFSIVHVIQDAQNLPDQKKGQGIIPHHEIKLTDQEFLDQSDVYLKRALEIQKLNNK